From the genome of Bacteroides sp. MSB163, one region includes:
- a CDS encoding glycosyltransferase family 2 protein, protein MNKIAVVILNWNGCDMLRLFLPSVVRFSEADGAAVYVADNGSTDASVDMLCREFPTVRLILLEENQGFADGYNMALQEVDAEYVVLLNSDVEVTEHWLQPLVDYMDAHPEAAACQPKIRSWRQKERFEYAGAAGGFLDRYGYPFCRGRIMGVVEEDKGQYDTIIPVFWATGAALFIRLKDYREAGGLDGRFFAHMEEIDLCWRLRARGRQIVCVPQSVVYHVGGATLKKENPRKTFLNFRNNLVMLYKNLPSRDFASVMRTRAVLDYIAALSFILKLQFPNALAVFRARREYRLLRSSFTPAREENLKKTSLSVIPEWTKSSILAQYYLRGKKFFSQL, encoded by the coding sequence ATGAATAAGATAGCGGTTGTCATATTAAACTGGAACGGGTGTGATATGCTCCGCTTGTTTCTTCCTTCCGTAGTACGCTTTTCCGAGGCGGACGGTGCGGCAGTGTATGTTGCTGATAATGGTTCTACAGATGCATCTGTTGATATGCTTTGTCGTGAATTTCCTACCGTCCGATTGATTCTGTTGGAAGAAAATCAAGGTTTCGCTGATGGTTATAATATGGCATTGCAAGAGGTCGATGCCGAGTATGTAGTACTTCTCAATTCAGATGTGGAAGTGACGGAACATTGGCTTCAGCCACTGGTTGACTATATGGATGCTCATCCTGAAGCGGCGGCTTGCCAGCCGAAGATACGCAGTTGGAGGCAGAAGGAGAGGTTCGAGTATGCCGGTGCTGCGGGTGGTTTTCTTGATCGTTACGGTTATCCGTTCTGTCGCGGTCGGATTATGGGTGTGGTAGAAGAGGATAAGGGACAATACGACACTATCATTCCCGTCTTTTGGGCTACAGGTGCAGCTTTGTTTATCCGCTTGAAAGATTATCGTGAAGCCGGTGGACTGGATGGACGTTTCTTTGCCCACATGGAAGAGATCGATCTTTGCTGGCGGCTTCGTGCACGTGGCCGGCAGATTGTCTGTGTACCGCAAAGTGTGGTTTACCATGTAGGCGGTGCTACGCTGAAGAAAGAAAATCCCCGAAAGACTTTCCTCAATTTTCGTAATAATCTTGTCATGCTTTACAAGAACCTGCCATCCAGGGATTTTGCTTCCGTGATGCGTACCCGTGCAGTTCTTGACTATATAGCTGCATTGAGTTTTATACTTAAACTACAGTTCCCCAATGCATTGGCGGTATTTCGCGCACGGCGTGAATATCGTTTGTTACGTTCATCTTTTACTCCTGCACGTGAAGAGAACCTGAAAAAAACTTCTCTTTCCGTGATACCGGAATGGACAAAAAGCAGTATCTTGGCGCAGTATTATTTACGTGGAAAGAAATTTTTCTCGCAATTATAG
- a CDS encoding acetyltransferase — translation MKSKLVYWLTYAGMWLLALLPFRALYILSDGFYFLMRHLVHYRRKVVRKNLKNSFPEKNKAELSEIEREFYHYICDYMLEEIKMMRMSFEDLSRRMEYGNTEEYLAMLEKHGGIVVLIPHYANFEWLTAMGAFMKPEDVPLQVYKPLRNKYMDEMFKIIRARHGGYNVPKHSTAREVIRLRREGKHVVIGLITDQSPNRNEAHHWTTFLNQDTVFMDGGERIARMMNYPVFYCELEKRGRGYCKAYFDLLTETPKQTAEGEITELFVRRLEQTIRRAPAYWFWSHKRWKLTREDLKKQHE, via the coding sequence ATGAAATCGAAACTTGTCTACTGGCTGACTTACGCCGGCATGTGGCTTCTGGCTTTGCTTCCTTTCCGGGCGCTTTATATCTTGTCCGATGGGTTTTATTTTCTGATGCGTCATTTGGTGCATTACCGTCGTAAGGTAGTTCGTAAGAATCTGAAGAATTCTTTTCCCGAAAAAAACAAGGCTGAACTGAGCGAGATTGAGCGTGAGTTTTATCACTATATCTGCGACTATATGCTGGAAGAAATAAAGATGATGCGTATGTCGTTCGAAGATCTTTCCCGTCGTATGGAGTATGGTAATACTGAAGAATATCTCGCCATGCTCGAAAAACATGGAGGCATCGTTGTACTCATTCCTCATTATGCCAATTTTGAGTGGCTGACGGCGATGGGAGCCTTCATGAAGCCGGAAGACGTACCCTTGCAAGTGTATAAACCCTTGCGAAACAAGTATATGGATGAAATGTTTAAGATCATCCGTGCCCGTCATGGCGGCTATAATGTACCGAAACATTCCACTGCCCGCGAAGTGATCCGGTTGCGCCGTGAAGGGAAGCATGTAGTGATCGGACTGATTACCGATCAGTCTCCCAATCGCAATGAAGCCCATCACTGGACAACTTTTCTGAATCAGGATACCGTATTTATGGATGGTGGTGAACGTATTGCCAGAATGATGAATTATCCTGTTTTTTATTGCGAATTGGAAAAACGGGGTAGAGGATATTGCAAAGCATACTTTGATCTGTTGACTGAAACCCCGAAGCAAACTGCCGAGGGAGAAATAACCGAACTTTTTGTGCGCCGCTTGGAGCAGACCATTCGCCGTGCTCCTGCTTATTGGTTCTGGTCGCATAAACGGTGGAAACTCACACGGGAAGATTTAAAGAAACAACATGAATAA
- the mtaB gene encoding tRNA (N(6)-L-threonylcarbamoyladenosine(37)-C(2))-methylthiotransferase MtaB: MIDTNIFQDKTAVYYTLGCKLNFSETSTIGKILRDAGVRTARKGEKADICVVNTCSVTEVADKKCRQAIHRLVKQHPGAFVVVTGCYAQLKPETVAKIEGVDVVLGAEQKKDLLQYLGNLQKNESGEAYASALKDIHSFAPSCSRGDRTRYFLKVQDGCDYFCSYCTIPFARGRSRNGTIASMVEQARQAAAEGGKEIVLTGVNIGDFGKTTGETFFDLVKALDEVEGIERYRISSIEPNLLTDEIIEFVSHSRSFMPHFHIPLQSGSDEVLKLMRRRYDTELFASKVRKVKEVMPDAFIGVDVIVGTRGETDEYFEQAYEFIKSLDVTQLHVFSYSERPGTQALKIDHVVTPEEKHRRSQCLLELSDEKTHAFYARHIGQTLPVLLERSKPGTPMHGFTANYIRIEVPHNDTLDNQVVSVRLGDFNEDGTALQGTVLL, encoded by the coding sequence ATGATTGATACCAATATATTTCAAGATAAGACAGCGGTTTACTATACATTAGGTTGTAAGTTGAACTTCTCGGAAACCTCTACTATCGGTAAGATTTTGCGGGATGCAGGTGTGCGTACGGCGCGTAAAGGGGAGAAAGCGGACATCTGTGTGGTGAACACTTGCTCGGTGACGGAAGTGGCGGATAAGAAATGCCGCCAGGCTATCCATCGTCTGGTGAAGCAACATCCGGGGGCTTTCGTGGTTGTGACCGGATGTTATGCCCAGTTGAAACCCGAAACCGTTGCAAAGATTGAGGGTGTGGATGTGGTGCTTGGTGCCGAACAGAAAAAAGATTTGCTTCAATATCTCGGAAACTTGCAAAAGAATGAGTCGGGAGAAGCTTATGCTTCGGCGCTAAAAGATATCCATTCGTTTGCACCGTCGTGCTCACGTGGCGACCGTACCCGCTATTTCCTGAAAGTACAGGATGGTTGCGATTATTTCTGCTCCTACTGTACCATTCCTTTTGCCCGCGGGCGGAGTCGCAACGGAACAATTGCATCCATGGTGGAACAAGCGCGCCAGGCTGCGGCCGAGGGAGGAAAAGAAATTGTGCTGACAGGTGTCAATATCGGGGATTTCGGTAAAACCACCGGAGAAACTTTCTTCGATCTGGTGAAGGCGCTGGATGAAGTGGAAGGCATTGAGCGCTACCGAATTTCCTCCATAGAGCCCAATTTGCTGACTGACGAGATCATAGAATTCGTTTCTCATTCCCGCAGTTTCATGCCTCATTTCCATATTCCGTTGCAGTCCGGCAGTGACGAAGTGCTGAAGCTGATGCGCCGGCGATATGATACGGAACTTTTCGCTTCCAAAGTGCGGAAAGTGAAAGAAGTGATGCCCGATGCCTTTATCGGCGTGGATGTGATTGTGGGCACACGTGGTGAAACGGATGAATATTTTGAGCAGGCTTACGAATTTATCAAAAGCCTGGATGTGACCCAGCTTCATGTGTTTAGCTACTCCGAACGTCCGGGTACGCAGGCATTAAAGATAGACCATGTGGTAACTCCCGAGGAAAAACATCGTCGGAGTCAGTGCCTGTTGGAACTTTCGGACGAAAAGACGCATGCATTCTATGCCCGTCATATCGGACAAACCCTGCCTGTGTTGTTGGAACGTTCCAAGCCGGGAACTCCTATGCATGGCTTCACTGCTAACTATATCCGCATAGAGGTTCCTCACAATGATACATTGGATAATCAGGTGGTGTCTGTTCGTTTGGGCGATTTTAATGAAGACGGAACTGCATTGCAGGGAACTGTGCTATTATAA